CGCCAAATACAACCCGAAAAATCAACGCAAATGCCGCCGTTTTAGAAACCACCGACAAAAACGCGGTCACCGTGGTGGCAGCTCCTTGATACACATCCGGCGCCCACATATGAAAGGGTGCAGCCGCCACTTTAAAGCCAAATCCAAACAGCATCAGGAACAGCGATAAATAGACGAATAACTCATACCCGCCGCCATAGGCATCCGCCAGTCGGGCCTGCATCTCGTATAGATTGGTGGTTCCGGTCAAGCCGTAGGCAAATGACATCCCGTACAGGATAAAAGCAGATGAGACGCCTCCCATCACCACATACTTCCACGCCGCTTCAGCGGATTCCATACGCCGCTTCCGCAGCCCCACCAATATATAGGAAGAGATGCTCAACAGCTCCAACCCGACAAACAGGGTAATCATATCGGCTGAGGCCGTCATCAACATTCCGCCCAAGAGGGCAGCCAACAACAGATAGTAGTATTCTCCCTGAGCCTGAATCCCATCATCGCGGACACTTGACAACGATGACAAAAACAGCAGCGCAGCCCCCGCCAACAGGATCAACTTCAGTATCAATCCAAAGTCATCCACACGGTACGTATCAGCCAGCACCTCATAAGGAGGATTTCCTAATTGAAAAGCCGCAAACACTCCCGCTGCGATGATGGCAGCCAGACCCACCCCACCCAGCCAACGTCTGTCACTGTCCGCTTTTAGAAACAGATCCACGATGGAGAGGAGGGCGGCAGCAGCCAGAACGATCAGCTCTGGCCCCATCACGGTCCAATCATAATCTAAGAGATATCGTTCCATTCCCTACCCTCCTATCTTGGACACGATTGTTTGTATGGTGGTCTGCATCGGATCTCCCAACACCGCCGGCCAGACGCCGATCAGCATGATCAGTCCCAGCATGACCAACATGGGTGCCGCTTCTTTTGCTTTTAAATCCGATAGAGATGCCCACCGCTCCGAAATCGGGCCAAAATTGATTTGCATCACGGCACGCAAGGTATAGACCGCAGTCAAGATCAATCCGATTACACCGATAGCAGCCAGTACCGGAAATGGTGAAAAGAAGCCGAGAAAGGCCTGAAACTCAGCAATAAAGCCGGACATTCCCGGCAAGCCCAACAGCGCCAGCCCCCCGGCTAAAAAGATCCCGGACAATACCGGCACAGACCGGGACAAGCCGCCTAACTCCCGGATATCAGTGGTGCGAGTGCGCTGGTATAACGCCCCGATAAAGAAGAACAGCAGCGCAGAGATAAACCCATGGGAAACCGCCTGAAAGACGGCGCCCTGCAAACCGATATCATTGAGGGCAGCGATCCCCAACAGGATAATACCCATATGGCTGACACTGGAGAAGGCCAACACCCGCTTAAGATCGGTCTGGACAAAGGCGAGCACCGCTCCGTACAAAATATTGATCACACCCAAAAGTCCCAGCCATGGGGCGATAGCAACCACCTGAGCGGGAAAAAGGTCAACTCCAAAGCGGATTAACCCGTAGGCCCCCATCTTCAGCAACACACCAGAGTGAACCATGACCACCGCTGGTGGTGCCTCCGTATGCACCCGTAGCATCCAGCTATGAAAAGGAAAAATCGGCAGCTTAATCCCAAAGGCGATCACCAAAGCGAGAAAAACTGTCCACACTAAATTACGAATAATCGGGTCTTGTTCCATCACCAGGCCCAGCTCGGGATTGGCGCTCATCTGCCGCAATTGTTCCAGATCAAGCGTCTGAAACAGAAACAGCAACCCGATAAATCCCAGCAACATCAAAGCCGATCCCACGCCGTTGTAGAGCAAAAACTGATTGGCCGCCCGCTCGCGGTAAACCGCTCCCCAGATTCCGATTAAAAAGAAGAGCGTTACCAATGTCACCTCAAAAAAGAGGAAAAAGAGAAACAGATCACGGGCCATGAAAACCCCCATCATCCCTACCTCCAGCAGTAGAAAGACGGTAAAGTATCCCTTTAATCGTTCTCGTATGTACAACGCGGAGGCGATAGCAGCTAGGACGGCAATGATGGCGGTTAGGACCACCAACGGCAGCGAGAGTCCGTCTACTCCCAGATGATAATGAAAGTCCAGCCCTACTCCCTGCTGAATCGGGATCGAAAACCAGGTGATTTTTTGCTGAAATTGCACAGTGGCTATCGTCACATCAAATCGAATCGCCATCAGGACGGCCAACAGCAACGGCGGAACAGTAGCCGCTACACCGACTCCACGCAGCCAAGCCGTCTGTGCGCGCGGGAGAAATAGCAACACCAACACACCGAAAAGCGGGGAGAAGATGATCCACGTCGGTAAGGTTTGTAGCAATCCTTCCATCATTCAAACAACCTCCCCGCAGTCAAGCTAACCATCAGGATGACCAACCCGATCACACTAACCAACACATAGGTTTGAAATTGACCTGTTTGTAGAGCGGCACCCAAGCGGCCCAGACCGCGCATCACGGCGGTGGCCAATCCGACCAGACCCTGGATCACCCACCGATCAAACCAAGAAAGAAGTACCCCTAGCCCCCGGTAAGGACGAACAATCGCCGCATCATAAGCTTCATCTACTCCGTATTTTTGCAGTAACACCCGATGTGCCCAGGGAGCCGCTCCAGCCACTCGCTCCGGATTAATCTGACCGCGGTCGTACATCGCCCAGGCGAGAGCAATGCCGCCCACAGCGAGCAAAACCGTTACCAACGGCAGCCACCAGGGAGCAGCGACGGCAGATGCCTCCAATCCTGTCCCGGTTGTCAGCCATTGTGAGAAAGCGTGAGTAGGAAACTCCACAAAACCGGAGCCGACGGAGAGAACTGCCAACACCGCCATTGGCCACACCATTCCCGCCGGTACTTTTTTGTCCGCTTCTCCCTTTTGCTCACCGAAGAAGACGAGGAAAAACAGACGAAACAGATAAAAGGCGGTAAAGAAGGCAGCGACCATTCCTAAAGCCAATACTCCGAACCGTCCGTCAGCATATGCGCTGAGCAACACCTTTTCCTTGGAAAAGAAGCCGCTAAAAGGGGGAATGCCCGCCAAAGCCAGACAGCCGATCAAAAACAGCCACCCCAGCCCGCGATGGGTCTGCCACAAGCCACCCATCCGCCGGATATCCTGTTCGTGATGCAATACCGTGATCACCGCACCCGCCGCCAAAAACAGCAACGCTTTAAAAAAGGCGTGGGTCATCAGATGAAAGACACCGGCTGTATATCCTGCCGCCCCTAGCGCCAACATCATATAACCCAGCTGACTGACGGTGGAATAGGCCAAGATCCGTTTGATATCGTTTTGCACTAGAGCGATGGAAGCGGCAAAAATAGCGGTAAACGCTCCAACGTAGGCAACCGTGTCCAGGGCGAGAGGGGATGCTTCAAACAATGGAAATGTCCGTGCCACTAAAAACACCCCAGCCGCTACCATCGTTGCTGCATGAATCAAGGCACTGACTGGAGTAGGTCCCTCCATCGCATCGGGCAACCATGTGTGCAACGGAAATTGTCCCGATTTTCCGATCGCTCCCACAAAGAGTAAAATCGCGATCCACGGCAGCACAGCCGTATCTACACCGCCGGATTGGACCGCTGCAAAGATGGGTCCCAGTTCAAAGCTGCCCGTTTGCCAAAAGAGGAGAACAATGGCGACAAACAGACCAACATCACCGATGCGGGTAACGATAAACGCCTTTTTGGCCGCCGCTTTTGCCGCCGGCTTCCAGTACCAAAAACCGATCAACAGGAATGAGCAGACACCGACCAGCTCCCAAAATATATACAGCTGTACCAAGTTGGGGGAGAGAACCAAACCCAACATGGAAAAGGTAAACAGGGAGAGATAGGCGTAAAAGGTCGGTACCCGTTCGTCACCTGCCATGTAGCTTTTGGCGTACACCTGCACAAGCAAACTAACCAAACTGACAACGACCAACATCATGGCGACGAGCGGGGTAACCTCCACTCCAAAGGGGATAACGGCTTCCCCCACTCGCAACCATTCCCAGGTGGCCAAGGCCGTCTCTGTCACTCCTATGCTTCGCCACAGGATGAACAGCGAAACGACGAGAGAGCCGAAGGCCGCTAGGCTTCCGATCACAGCGGCCCAGCTTTCGCTCCAGCGCGTTCGTCCCGCTAACAGCAACAAAAATGCCACCAAGGGAAAGAGGGGTATGTACCACACATACGCAATCATGGGATCACCCGTCCTCTGTCCTGATTGTAGTGTCGATTTCACATTTTTTTGGATCGTACATCAAGCTTTCAGGCACACCCAGTCATTGTTCGATCTCGAGGGAAGGTTGAGCGATCAGATACTCCACAGTCTTCCAAGTGAAGTAACCGTAGCGAGACTTAAGCTTAAAAGTACAGGGCGAGACTCGGAAACAAAGTAACCGTAATAACCCATCTCAGGTTATTTCATTTTTCGTAAGATTGCTGGAAGGGCATTCACAAGCCTCCGATTCTAATTTTATATGGAGCACGTATCCACTTACCCTTTTAACGTATTGTAGCGATCCACACTCACCGTCTGTCGGTGCTGATAGAGCGCAAACAGAATAGCGATCCCCACCGCCGCCTCCGCAGCCGCGATCGTAATGGTAAACAAACCGAAAACCTGCCCCATCTGATTGGCGTATAATCCATACTTGGAGAACGCCACCAGATTAATATTAGCGGCATTTAGCATCAATTCAATCGAAAAGAGGACGATAACTGCATTTCGTTTTGTCATCACCCCGTATAAACCGAGGCAGAAGAGAATCGCTCCCAAAGCGAGATACGATGTGACCGGCATTAGGACTTCGACTCCTTTTTCGCCAAGATGATCGCCCCCACCAATGCCACCAGCAGGAGGACAGATGTCACCTCAAAGGGAATCACATACTTTTTAAATACCGTCTCTCCCAACTGGGCCACGGTGTATGAATCCACCGGGCCGGTTTCACCAGAGAAGGGTGTCTGGTAGATCGCCCACATCAACACCCCAAAAAAGGCCGCCACACCGATAAAGCTAAACGCTTCCCGCCAGGGATTCCCTTCCTTTTCCTGCCCTTGGCGGCTGGTCAGCATAATGCCGAACAGCATCAGGATGGTAACCGCACCTGTGTAGATCAACACCTGCACCATGGCCAAAAACTCCGCATGCAATGTGACATAGATCCCGGCGATGCTGAGAAAGGTACATGCCAGGGCTAAAGCCATATGCACTACCCGGGTAAAGTTGATCATAAAGACAGCACCGCCGATGGCCAAAACAGACAATACAAAGAAGGCGATAAACTCGCCGTTCCACTCCATCACTGCGGTCCCCCCCGAATATTGGTATTGTTTTCGTGCAGCCACTCCATATTTTTGTACAAGTCGTCGCGGCTATAGGTGGCCAATTCGAAGTTTTGCGTCATCACAATCGCTTCGGTGGGACACACTTCGGTACACAGATCACATAGGATGCAAATTTCAAAGTTGATGTCAAAGGTGTCAATAATCTTCCCGCGCTTACCGGGATCGGGGTGCTTTCGACCTGTCAGCGTAATGCAATCTGTGGGGCAAACCCGTGCACATTGATTGCAGACGACGCATTTTTCCGGATCAAAGTGCTGAATTCCCCGAAAGCGATCAGGCATTGGAATCGGCTCATCCGGGTAGCGGTGGGTCACTTTTTTACGGGTCATCGTTTTTAGTGTGACACCCATCCCTTTGATCAGACCCATCATCGAAATCGTCCTCCTTTCCCTTCAAGTTGCCGCTGTCCATCAATAAAACTGTCCGATCACAGGTACTTCCTTTAAAACGGCGGATAAAAAGATATTGACGAGAGCAAGGGGCAGAAGCACTTTCCAGCCCATCTCCATCAATTGATCCACCCGCATCCGCGGCATCGTCCCTCGAATCCAGATCAACAAAAAGACGATCAAAAGGAACTTCAGGATAAACCAGAGGATCGGCGGAATAAAGGTAAGATCGAACAAAGGATTCCATCCGCCTAAAAAGAGGACGGTGGTTAAAGCGGCCATGGCAAAAACATAGACATACTCCGCTAGCATAAAGAAGGCGAAACGAAACCCGGTATATTCCACATGATATCCCGCCACCAGCTCCGATTCCGCTTCCGGCAGATCAAAGGGTGTCCGGTTTAATTCAGCCAGAGAAGCGACGAAGAAGACGGCAAAGCCAAGGATCTGGGGAAGGATAAACCAGACCTGCTCTTGCGCCTGTACAATTTCCACCAGATTTAAGGTACCCGCCGCCATGATCACCCCGACTACAGACATCACCAGCGGAATCTCATAGCTGATCATCTGCGCCGCTGACCGCATTGACCCCAGCAAGGCGTATTTGTTGTTGGAAGCCCATCCCCCCGCCAACATCCCGATGGTGGTTATGCTTGAAAGCGCCAAATAGTAAAGCAATCCCACTCCGATATCGGCAAACAACCAGCGATCGGTAAAGGGAATCACCGCCAATACGACAAAGGAGGGGACAAATGCGATCACTGGGGCAATTCGGAACAACGTTCGGTCCGCTCGCTCCGGAATGATGTCTTCCTTCAACAGCAGCTTCAAAATATCCGCCACTGTTTGTAGTATCCCCCACGGTCCTACGCGATTGGGACCGATCCGACCCTGCATCCAGCCGAGCACTTTCCGTTCAAACAGGATGGCATAAGTGACAAATCCGAGCACCACCGCCATTAATAGTGCGGGGCCCAATACCATCCATGTGGTCATGGACGCCACCCCCTTAGGGCCTGATCAAGCATCATCTTGGTGCACAATGGAATCAGACCTCCCCGTCATAGGGTTCATAATCTTTTCGCAGCGGATGGCCCACCCAGTCGTCAGGCAATAGGATGCGGCCCAGATTGGGGTGGCCGCTGAAGCGGATGCCCAACAGATCATATACTTCCCGCTCATTCCAATTGGCGGCGGGCCAAATCGCGGTGACCGACGGTGCCTCGGAGCGATCACGATCCACCTGGACCCGGACGGCCAATTCACGGCGGTGTTCCATCGAGTAGAGGTGAAGCACCACCTCCAGATGGGTCTCATAATCGACTCCCGATAGGTTTTGTAAGTAATCAAAGGAAAGGCGGGAATCATGCCGCAATAATCGAGCCAGTTCCAACCAACGGTCTACTTCCACTACCAAAGTGGGCATATGGCGGCTGGGCCGGTTGATCAACCCTTCTTTTAACGCACCTTCTCCCACTTCAGCTCCGATGATTTCTATTATTTCATCCAGCTGCGGCTGCTTCGGCGAAGGTACCAGCGGCTCCTGCTCTTTCGCTTTCTTTTTATCGACAGGACGCTTATGAACCGCCTTCGCTTTTGCCTTAGCAGCGGCCTGGGCTGTCCGCTCAACCGCGGAGTCCGCAGTTTTCTCCTCATCGCCCTTACCCTTTTCCGCTTGTGTCTCGTTTGCAACTGCACGCCTAGGAGGTTGCTTTTCCTCTGTGTTGTCGCTCGCCTTTGGCACAGGCTTTTCATCTTTGGGCTGATCCTTCACCGGTCCGTCACCTTCTCCCCTGTTCTGGCCTCATAGCGGATCTTTTCCTGCAATTTGTGAATGCCGTAGATCAATGCAGCGGGGTTGGGCGGACAGCCGGGGATATACACATCGACGGGAACCACCTGATCCACCCCTTTCACCACGGCATACGACTTCACATAAGGTCCGCCAGCGGTCGCACAAGAGCCCATGGCGATCACCCATTTTGGCTCCGGCATCTGGTCATACAGCCGTCGCAACAGGGGAGCCATCTTTTTGGTAACCGTCCCGGCGACGATCATCACATCTGACTGACGAGGGGAGGCGCGAAAAAACGAACCAAACCGGTCCAAGTCATAGTGGGCTGCCCCTGTTCCCATCATTTCAATGGCACAACAAGCCAACCCAAAAGTCATAGGCCACATCGAGTTGCTGCGGGCCCAGGCTTTGACGTTATCCAGGGTAGTGGTCAATACATTGCGATTGAGCTCCGCTTGCTCCGCCGGTGTCCATTCTTCCAATTTCATGACCATTCCAACACCTTCTTTTTCCAAGCGTACAGAAGTCCGATCAGTAAGAAGAAGACAAAGATCAACATCTCCACCAAGATAAACAGTCCCACATCGGCGCGCAGGCTATCATAGGCTACGGCCCAAGGATAAAGAAAGACCGCCTCCACATCGAAGACAACAAAAAGAAGCGCAAACAAATAGTAGCGCACATTGTACTGAACCCAGCCTCCACCGGTGGGGTCCACTCCGCTTTCATAGGTGATCGTCTTGGCAGCGGATGGTTGATACGGACGCAGCAGTCGGCCCATAGTGAGCGCAACCACTGGCAAGGCCAATCCCAACAGGACAAAAACGACGATCGTGACATAACTTTCTGTATAATCCATCGACGTCCCTCCCTCTCCACCCCGGCTGACGCTTTACCCTTATAAAAACACGAAGAGCGCCTGCCATTAGAGGTCACAAAGCTGATGATCTGATTCTTGGCTCTCTCGTTTTGATTATACCAAATGTTTCCGCTCCCTGTATGATGACTAATCAACAAATTTGGTAGGGAGCGTCGCCACCGGTACCCCTAGAGGGCAGGTGTATTCAGTGGCAAAGCCAACCTTCTTCGCCAAACGAGCGATCGTTCGGGAACATCCCACCAAAAATGACAACGCTTCCATTGCAGCGGAAAAATAAGGTGAACATAACATCTAATCGTATTGTACCATAGGCATTGCGTTTGAACTATACCAAGTCAACTCAACTTAGCCCCATCAGCTAAGATTGTCTCAATTTCACTATCGAGCAGCCGAAGCAGGATTCCCACATTACGACGCTGCTGAGCAATAGCAGGTCCTATATAAAAAACCCAACCCATCCACAGTGGATGGGTTGGGTTGACATTAGATAAACCCCGGAACGTTAACAGCTCACTCGCCGTTCCGTCCCCCGACTTGCATACGAACCATCGCCCGTTGTAGGGACAATTGCGCCCGCTTAAAGTCGATATCATCCCGCTTCTGCTCCTGCAAGCGCTGTTCCGCACGCTCTTTGGCCGCTTTCGCTCGATCGATATCGATCTCTCCCGGCGTTTCCGCCGTTTCGGCTAGCAGGGTGACCTGGTTGTCGTGAACCTCCAGAAAACCGCCGCTGACAGCCACGAGAAACTCTTCGCCATCCTTTTTAATCTTAACCGCCGACACTTGCAGCGGGCTGATAAAA
This sequence is a window from Desmospora activa DSM 45169. Protein-coding genes within it:
- the nuoL gene encoding NADH-quinone oxidoreductase subunit L, translated to MIAYVWYIPLFPLVAFLLLLAGRTRWSESWAAVIGSLAAFGSLVVSLFILWRSIGVTETALATWEWLRVGEAVIPFGVEVTPLVAMMLVVVSLVSLLVQVYAKSYMAGDERVPTFYAYLSLFTFSMLGLVLSPNLVQLYIFWELVGVCSFLLIGFWYWKPAAKAAAKKAFIVTRIGDVGLFVAIVLLFWQTGSFELGPIFAAVQSGGVDTAVLPWIAILLFVGAIGKSGQFPLHTWLPDAMEGPTPVSALIHAATMVAAGVFLVARTFPLFEASPLALDTVAYVGAFTAIFAASIALVQNDIKRILAYSTVSQLGYMMLALGAAGYTAGVFHLMTHAFFKALLFLAAGAVITVLHHEQDIRRMGGLWQTHRGLGWLFLIGCLALAGIPPFSGFFSKEKVLLSAYADGRFGVLALGMVAAFFTAFYLFRLFFLVFFGEQKGEADKKVPAGMVWPMAVLAVLSVGSGFVEFPTHAFSQWLTTGTGLEASAVAAPWWLPLVTVLLAVGGIALAWAMYDRGQINPERVAGAAPWAHRVLLQKYGVDEAYDAAIVRPYRGLGVLLSWFDRWVIQGLVGLATAVMRGLGRLGAALQTGQFQTYVLVSVIGLVILMVSLTAGRLFE
- a CDS encoding F0F1 ATP synthase subunit epsilon — its product is MATMQLDIVTPERKVYSEQVDMVIARAAEGEIGILPRHAPFISPLQVSAVKIKKDGEEFLVAVSGGFLEVHDNQVTLLAETAETPGEIDIDRAKAAKERAEQRLQEQKRDDIDFKRAQLSLQRAMVRMQVGGRNGE
- a CDS encoding complex I subunit 4 family protein — translated: MMEGLLQTLPTWIIFSPLFGVLVLLFLPRAQTAWLRGVGVAATVPPLLLAVLMAIRFDVTIATVQFQQKITWFSIPIQQGVGLDFHYHLGVDGLSLPLVVLTAIIAVLAAIASALYIRERLKGYFTVFLLLEVGMMGVFMARDLFLFFLFFEVTLVTLFFLIGIWGAVYRERAANQFLLYNGVGSALMLLGFIGLLFLFQTLDLEQLRQMSANPELGLVMEQDPIIRNLVWTVFLALVIAFGIKLPIFPFHSWMLRVHTEAPPAVVMVHSGVLLKMGAYGLIRFGVDLFPAQVVAIAPWLGLLGVINILYGAVLAFVQTDLKRVLAFSSVSHMGIILLGIAALNDIGLQGAVFQAVSHGFISALLFFFIGALYQRTRTTDIRELGGLSRSVPVLSGIFLAGGLALLGLPGMSGFIAEFQAFLGFFSPFPVLAAIGVIGLILTAVYTLRAVMQINFGPISERWASLSDLKAKEAAPMLVMLGLIMLIGVWPAVLGDPMQTTIQTIVSKIGG
- a CDS encoding NADH-quinone oxidoreductase subunit J, whose product is MEWNGEFIAFFVLSVLAIGGAVFMINFTRVVHMALALACTFLSIAGIYVTLHAEFLAMVQVLIYTGAVTILMLFGIMLTSRQGQEKEGNPWREAFSFIGVAAFFGVLMWAIYQTPFSGETGPVDSYTVAQLGETVFKKYVIPFEVTSVLLLVALVGAIILAKKESKS
- a CDS encoding NuoB/complex I 20 kDa subunit family protein; translation: MVMKLEEWTPAEQAELNRNVLTTTLDNVKAWARSNSMWPMTFGLACCAIEMMGTGAAHYDLDRFGSFFRASPRQSDVMIVAGTVTKKMAPLLRRLYDQMPEPKWVIAMGSCATAGGPYVKSYAVVKGVDQVVPVDVYIPGCPPNPAALIYGIHKLQEKIRYEARTGEKVTDR
- the nuoH gene encoding NADH-quinone oxidoreductase subunit NuoH → MTTWMVLGPALLMAVVLGFVTYAILFERKVLGWMQGRIGPNRVGPWGILQTVADILKLLLKEDIIPERADRTLFRIAPVIAFVPSFVVLAVIPFTDRWLFADIGVGLLYYLALSSITTIGMLAGGWASNNKYALLGSMRSAAQMISYEIPLVMSVVGVIMAAGTLNLVEIVQAQEQVWFILPQILGFAVFFVASLAELNRTPFDLPEAESELVAGYHVEYTGFRFAFFMLAEYVYVFAMAALTTVLFLGGWNPLFDLTFIPPILWFILKFLLIVFLLIWIRGTMPRMRVDQLMEMGWKVLLPLALVNIFLSAVLKEVPVIGQFY
- a CDS encoding NADH-quinone oxidoreductase subunit C encodes the protein MKDQPKDEKPVPKASDNTEEKQPPRRAVANETQAEKGKGDEEKTADSAVERTAQAAAKAKAKAVHKRPVDKKKAKEQEPLVPSPKQPQLDEIIEIIGAEVGEGALKEGLINRPSRHMPTLVVEVDRWLELARLLRHDSRLSFDYLQNLSGVDYETHLEVVLHLYSMEHRRELAVRVQVDRDRSEAPSVTAIWPAANWNEREVYDLLGIRFSGHPNLGRILLPDDWVGHPLRKDYEPYDGEV
- a CDS encoding NADH-quinone oxidoreductase subunit A — translated: MDYTESYVTIVVFVLLGLALPVVALTMGRLLRPYQPSAAKTITYESGVDPTGGGWVQYNVRYYLFALLFVVFDVEAVFLYPWAVAYDSLRADVGLFILVEMLIFVFFLLIGLLYAWKKKVLEWS
- a CDS encoding NADH-quinone oxidoreductase subunit N; this translates as MERYLLDYDWTVMGPELIVLAAAALLSIVDLFLKADSDRRWLGGVGLAAIIAAGVFAAFQLGNPPYEVLADTYRVDDFGLILKLILLAGAALLFLSSLSSVRDDGIQAQGEYYYLLLAALLGGMLMTASADMITLFVGLELLSISSYILVGLRKRRMESAEAAWKYVVMGGVSSAFILYGMSFAYGLTGTTNLYEMQARLADAYGGGYELFVYLSLFLMLFGFGFKVAAAPFHMWAPDVYQGAATTVTAFLSVVSKTAAFALIFRVVFGGYYFLYQSQMEEPLSAQALLILAAASMVVGNTIALRQINLKRMLAYSSVAHAGYMLVPLATLGFLFESLIYYLIAYLFMTLGAFVVLMLVEHRTGAETLHAFAGLSRKNPLLAAAMALFMVSLAGIPITAGFIGKFYILMGAVGTDHLWLAGLMLVTTVVSYYYYFGVIRMMYFRTPLTSERFPLPIGAGIVILVSVVGTLALGFMPQWTLDWLATLDWGAALIPIQSGGG
- the nuoI gene encoding NADH-quinone oxidoreductase subunit NuoI is translated as MMGLIKGMGVTLKTMTRKKVTHRYPDEPIPMPDRFRGIQHFDPEKCVVCNQCARVCPTDCITLTGRKHPDPGKRGKIIDTFDINFEICILCDLCTEVCPTEAIVMTQNFELATYSRDDLYKNMEWLHENNTNIRGGPQ
- the nuoK gene encoding NADH-quinone oxidoreductase subunit NuoK gives rise to the protein MPVTSYLALGAILFCLGLYGVMTKRNAVIVLFSIELMLNAANINLVAFSKYGLYANQMGQVFGLFTITIAAAEAAVGIAILFALYQHRQTVSVDRYNTLKG